The genomic window CCGTCATCGACTTCGAGGACGTTCTCCTGCTCACGGTCGGCATCCTCCAGGACCGGCACGACATCGCCGAGCAGGTCCGCTCGCAGTACCAGCACTTCGTGGTCGACGAGTACCAGGACGTCAGCCCTCTCCAGCAGAGCCTTCTGGAACTGTGGCTCGGCGACCGGGACGACCTGTGCGTCGTGGGCGACGCCAGCCAGACGATCTATTCGTTCACCGGCGCAACTCCCGACCATCTGCTCGACTTCCGCCACCGTCATCCCGGCGCCACCGTCGTCAAGCTCGTCCGCGACTACCGCTCCACCCCGCAGGTCGTCCACCTCGCCAATGGCCTGCTCTCCCAGGCCCGTGGCCGCGCCGCCGACCACCGCCTCGAACTGATCTCCCAGCGCCCGCCGGGCCCCGAGCCCCGCTACAGCGAGTACACGGACGAGCCGGCCGAGGCCGAGGGCGCCGCCCGCCGCATCCGCGACCTCATCGCCTCCGGAGTCCCCGCGAGCGAGATCGCCATCCTGTTCCGTACGAACTCCCAGTCCGAGACCTACGAACAGGCCCTCGCGGACGCCGGAGTGCCCTACCAGCTGCGCGGCGCGGAGCGATTCTTCGACCGTCCCGAGGTGCGCAAGGCGGGGGCCTCGCTGCGAGCCGCCGCCCGCTTCGGCGGCAACGACACCCTCCTGGAGGACGCCGTCGACCTCCCCTCACAGGTGCGGGCCGTGCTGTCGGGCGAAGGCTGGACCGGTGAGCCGCCGGCGGGCTCCGGCGCGGTCAGGGAGCGCTGGGAGTCACTGGCGGCCCTGGTGAACCTCGCCCACGACTTCACCGCCGCCAAGCCGGATGCCACACTCGGCGACCTCGTGGCGGAACTCGATGAAAGGGCGAACGCCCAGCACGCCCCGACCGTCCAGGGCGTCACCCTCGCCTCACTGCACTCCGCGAAGGGCCTGGAGTGGGACGTCGTCTTCCTGGTCGGTGTCGCCGAGGGCATGATGCCAATCACCTACGCGAGAACGGACGAGCAGATCGAGGAGGAGAGACGACTCCTCTACGTGGGCGTCACCCGAGCGCGGGAACAACTCTCCGTCTCCTGGGCCCTGTCCCGATCTCCCGGCAACCGCCCCAACCGTCGCCCCAGCCGCTTCCTCAACGGCCTGCGCCCCGGATCCACGGCCACGGCAGGCCGGACCGGAGCAGGCGGCCCCGGAGGCGTCGAACTGGGTTCGGCGGGCGGCCGACCGGGCGGCGTCGCAGGCGGCACCGAGACCGTCCCGCGCCGCACCAGCCGGACCCCGGCTCGCTGTCGGGTCTGCGGTCGCACCCTGCGGGACGCCGGTGACATGAAGCTGATGCGCTGCGAGGACTGCCCCTCCGACATGGACGAGGGTCTCTACGAGCGACTGCGTGAGTGGCGGGCGGTCCAGGCGCGGCGCAGCGGTCAGCCGGACTTCTGCATCCTCACCGACCGGACGTTGATGGCCATCGCGGAAGCGGGGCCGAGCACTCCGGTTGAACTCGGTCGCATCCCCGGTGTCCGCGCCCGTAAGCTGCAGCGCTACGGCGCCGATGTTCTCGACATCTGCGCAGGTCGGGAGCCTGGGGACGGCGACGAGAGCGACTGATGCGAACTCGTCGAAAAAATAGTTTGCGCATGCCCCAGCAATCCCCATAGGTTCTTAGGCACGAGAGCAGCGGCCTTCTCGAAGGCCCTGGTTTCGTGGTGTACTTCATATCCGTCGGATTGGTTCGCGCCGGTCCCCGTAGACGCCGAGAGGAGGCGAGTCCAGTGATCAGCATCAACACCAGCTTCATCAGCGCGGTCAAAATGACCGATCGCTCGGCCGTCTCCACGTGCATGCTCGGCGTCTCGAACCTGGGTACCGGTCTGTCCGCCATCAGTGGCGGCCGTCCGGCGTCCTCCGTGTCTCTGGCGGGTCTTCCCGTCCGCGAACGCAATGAGCGACCGACCAAGGCACTGGAAGCAGCAGCAGTAGCGGCACAGGCGCAGGCCTATGCCTTTGCGGCGGCCGGTGCCGGATTCCGGAAGCAGACAACGCAGCACCACCTGATGTGGGCCTTCCGTGGGCCTGAACCCTGGAGTGATCCAGCCTGATCGACGATCAGGCCGGCGCCTTCAGGGCCGCGGAACCCCATCCGGGATCCGCGGCCCTTCTGTTTGTCCCCGACCGGGGGCTGCAGAGCGAAGGGGCCTCGGGACAA from Streptomyces sp. DSM 40750 includes these protein-coding regions:
- a CDS encoding ATP-dependent DNA helicase UvrD2 — encoded protein: MTSATHSTLFPQVPDSADAVLEGLDPEQRAVATALHGPVCVLAGAGTGKTRAITHRIAYGVRAGILQPASVLAVTFTNRAAGEMRGRLRHLGAAGVQARTFHSAALRQLQYFWPKAVGGGMPRIVDRKIQLVADAAAACRIRLDRNELRDVAAEIEWSKVTRTVPADYAAATAKYGRDAPRDPAEIAQIYSTYEDLKRERAVIDFEDVLLLTVGILQDRHDIAEQVRSQYQHFVVDEYQDVSPLQQSLLELWLGDRDDLCVVGDASQTIYSFTGATPDHLLDFRHRHPGATVVKLVRDYRSTPQVVHLANGLLSQARGRAADHRLELISQRPPGPEPRYSEYTDEPAEAEGAARRIRDLIASGVPASEIAILFRTNSQSETYEQALADAGVPYQLRGAERFFDRPEVRKAGASLRAAARFGGNDTLLEDAVDLPSQVRAVLSGEGWTGEPPAGSGAVRERWESLAALVNLAHDFTAAKPDATLGDLVAELDERANAQHAPTVQGVTLASLHSAKGLEWDVVFLVGVAEGMMPITYARTDEQIEEERRLLYVGVTRAREQLSVSWALSRSPGNRPNRRPSRFLNGLRPGSTATAGRTGAGGPGGVELGSAGGRPGGVAGGTETVPRRTSRTPARCRVCGRTLRDAGDMKLMRCEDCPSDMDEGLYERLREWRAVQARRSGQPDFCILTDRTLMAIAEAGPSTPVELGRIPGVRARKLQRYGADVLDICAGREPGDGDESD